The following proteins come from a genomic window of Deltaproteobacteria bacterium:
- the fusA gene encoding elongation factor G, which produces MKKDFNLLRNIGISAHIDAGKTTLTERILFYTQKIHAIHDVRGKDGVGATMDFMELERERGITITSAATYCEWRGHEINIIDTPGHVDFTIEVERALRVLDGAILVLCSVGGVQSQSITVDRQMSRYKVPCIAFVNKCDRSGANPMKVIAQLREKLGHNAVAMQIPIGLEANLEGVVDLVTMKAYYFEGQYGEIIREADIPDSLVDEANARREILIDAASMFSDALMEEAIEGSVSESTLRQAVRVGTLQRKITPVFMGSAYKNKGVQPLLDAVTYYLPSPADVENVAFDLLHDKAPVVLETRSDRPLVALAFKIEEGRYGQLTYIRVYQGDMNKGDTIVNSRTGKKVKIGRLVRMHADQMEDIETIPAGYIGAMFGIECASGDTFTSPDVSYAMTSMHVPEPVISLAITPKDQKAQANMSKALNRFTKEDPTFRASVNHETGETIISGMGELHLEVYIERMKREYNAEVTAGMPQVAYRETITGRGDFNYTHKKQTGGAGQYGRVAGFMEPAPEGEEFVFDNQIVGGAIPTEFIPSCEKGFRASLEKGPLCGFPVTGVKITINDGQSHPVDSSDNAFQAAARGAFKEGYSKARPVILEPIMKVAVETPTEFQGTVMGSLNQRRGIILGTQDEGDMCTIEAEVPLAEMFGYSTVLRSATQGKAQFTMEFAAYRQVPKNVAEEIIKKAAEERKKKAA; this is translated from the coding sequence ATGAAAAAAGACTTCAACCTCCTTCGTAACATCGGTATCAGCGCCCACATAGACGCGGGCAAGACCACACTTACCGAACGCATCCTCTTTTACACCCAAAAGATCCATGCGATCCACGACGTCCGCGGCAAGGACGGTGTTGGCGCCACCATGGACTTCATGGAACTCGAACGGGAACGGGGAATCACCATCACATCCGCTGCCACATACTGCGAGTGGAGAGGCCACGAGATCAACATCATTGACACCCCTGGCCACGTGGATTTCACCATCGAGGTGGAACGGGCCCTTCGCGTCCTCGACGGCGCCATCCTCGTCCTCTGCTCCGTGGGCGGGGTCCAGTCCCAGTCCATCACGGTCGATCGCCAGATGTCCCGCTACAAGGTCCCGTGCATCGCCTTCGTGAACAAGTGTGACCGAAGCGGGGCCAATCCCATGAAGGTCATTGCGCAGCTTCGGGAAAAGCTCGGCCACAACGCGGTTGCCATGCAGATCCCCATCGGTCTCGAGGCCAATCTGGAGGGCGTGGTGGATCTCGTCACCATGAAGGCGTACTACTTCGAAGGCCAATACGGAGAGATCATCCGCGAGGCGGACATCCCCGACTCACTCGTGGACGAGGCAAACGCCAGGCGCGAGATCCTTATCGATGCTGCCTCCATGTTTTCAGACGCCCTCATGGAGGAGGCCATCGAAGGGTCGGTGAGCGAATCCACCCTTAGGCAGGCCGTGCGCGTAGGGACACTCCAGAGGAAGATCACACCGGTCTTCATGGGCTCAGCCTACAAGAACAAGGGCGTCCAGCCCCTTCTCGATGCTGTGACATACTATCTTCCGAGCCCCGCTGACGTAGAGAACGTCGCCTTCGACCTCCTGCATGACAAGGCCCCTGTGGTCCTTGAGACCCGTTCGGACAGGCCTCTCGTGGCCCTGGCCTTCAAGATCGAGGAGGGCAGATACGGCCAGCTCACCTACATTCGTGTCTACCAGGGCGACATGAACAAGGGGGATACCATTGTCAACTCCAGGACCGGAAAGAAGGTCAAGATCGGCCGGCTTGTACGCATGCACGCCGATCAGATGGAGGACATCGAAACCATTCCGGCCGGTTACATCGGCGCCATGTTCGGCATCGAGTGCGCGTCAGGCGACACGTTCACGTCCCCGGACGTGAGCTACGCCATGACGTCCATGCACGTACCAGAACCGGTCATATCCCTTGCCATCACACCCAAGGACCAGAAGGCCCAGGCAAACATGTCCAAGGCCCTGAACCGATTCACCAAGGAAGACCCCACGTTTCGGGCCTCCGTCAACCACGAGACCGGCGAGACGATCATCTCCGGCATGGGTGAACTCCATCTCGAGGTCTATATCGAACGGATGAAGCGCGAGTACAACGCAGAGGTCACAGCCGGCATGCCCCAGGTCGCCTACCGCGAGACCATCACGGGCAGGGGAGACTTCAACTACACCCACAAGAAGCAGACCGGCGGCGCAGGCCAGTACGGTAGGGTGGCCGGTTTCATGGAGCCTGCTCCAGAAGGGGAAGAATTCGTCTTCGATAACCAGATCGTAGGAGGCGCCATCCCCACGGAGTTCATCCCGTCCTGTGAAAAGGGCTTCAGGGCGAGCCTTGAAAAGGGACCGCTCTGCGGCTTCCCGGTCACGGGCGTAAAGATCACCATAAACGACGGTCAGTCCCACCCTGTTGACTCCTCGGACAACGCCTTCCAGGCCGCTGCCCGGGGCGCCTTCAAGGAGGGCTACAGCAAGGCCAGGCCTGTCATCCTCGAACCCATCATGAAGGTGGCGGTCGAGACCCCAACGGAGTTCCAGGGCACGGTCATGGGCTCTCTGAACCAGCGGCGCGGGATCATCCTCGGGACCCAAGACGAGGGCGATATGTGCACCATTGAGGCCGAGGTCCCACTCGCTGAGATGTTCGGATACTCGACGGTCCTTCGTTCTGCGACCCAGGGAAAGGCCCAGTTCACCATGGAATTCGCCGCCTACCGGCAAGTCCCGAAGAACGTGGCGGAGGAGATCATCAAAAAGGCGGCGGAGGAGAGGAAGAAAAAGGCGGCATAA
- a CDS encoding dihydroorotate dehydrogenase — MNPLPDLSVAIGPLRLKNPVLLASGTCGYGTELADLVDLGALGGIVLKGISLRPRPGNPPPRIVETPSGLLNAIGLENVGVEAFLREKLPALKGLHTCIVANILGEGVEEYKELARILDSEGGVNAIEVNISCPNVKTGGSAFGTDPKAAAEVTQAVRESTGLPLIVKLSPNVTDITTIARSVEKAGADALSLVNTLLGMAIDIRRRRPALANIFGGLSGPAIRPVALRMVWQTVRAVEIPVIGIGGIGTAEDAIEFLMAGARAVQIGTATLVNPQASIQVVSGIERFMKEEGFARITDMQIA; from the coding sequence ATGAACCCTCTGCCCGATCTCTCTGTCGCCATCGGCCCCCTGAGGCTCAAAAATCCGGTCCTCCTCGCCTCCGGGACCTGCGGCTATGGCACGGAACTCGCCGATCTCGTGGATCTGGGTGCCCTCGGTGGGATCGTCCTCAAAGGGATATCCCTGCGGCCCCGGCCCGGAAACCCGCCGCCTCGGATCGTCGAGACCCCGAGCGGGCTTTTGAATGCCATAGGGCTCGAAAACGTGGGGGTGGAGGCCTTTCTGCGGGAGAAGCTCCCTGCACTTAAGGGCCTTCATACGTGCATCGTGGCAAACATCCTGGGAGAGGGCGTGGAGGAGTACAAAGAGCTCGCCCGCATCCTGGACTCAGAGGGCGGGGTGAACGCCATCGAGGTGAACATCTCTTGTCCGAACGTGAAAACGGGCGGGTCTGCCTTTGGGACAGACCCGAAGGCCGCAGCCGAGGTGACACAGGCCGTGAGGGAATCGACCGGTCTTCCGCTGATCGTAAAGCTCTCCCCGAACGTGACCGACATAACGACGATCGCCAGGTCAGTCGAGAAGGCAGGGGCTGATGCGCTCTCCCTCGTGAACACCCTTCTCGGCATGGCCATCGACATCAGGCGCAGAAGGCCCGCCCTTGCAAATATCTTCGGGGGCCTCTCCGGACCGGCCATCCGTCCTGTGGCCCTTCGAATGGTCTGGCAGACCGTCCGGGCGGTGGAAATACCGGTCATCGGGATCGGCGGGATCGGGACGGCCGAAGACGCCATCGAGTTCCTCATGGCCGGTGCCCGGGCAGTGCAGATCGGGACCGCGACCCTCGTAAATCCCCAGGCCTCGATCCAGGTCGTCTCCGGGATCGAACGATTCATGAAAGAAGAGGGGTTTGCAAGGATCACCGACATGCAGATCGCCTGA
- a CDS encoding dihydroorotate dehydrogenase electron transfer subunit, with protein MMTRLDIPALVLKNQDLGEGIFLLAVCAPHIASIAQPGQFCMLNAGSPGTTDPLLRRPLSIHDADGETVLFLYRVVGKGTRLLAAKRPGEEIQILGPLGHGFAGDNERKSLLVGGGLGMAPLLFLAKRRAKERTIIMLGARTSGELVCADAYRPHADELIISTEDGGLGRPGLVTAPLAERIESAARDASALQVLACGPWPMAKAVAHLCQRHEIACQVSLEARMACGTGLCLGCAVPRSGGGYLHVCTDGPVIDAALVDWERTP; from the coding sequence ATGATGACGCGTCTCGATATTCCGGCCCTGGTCCTGAAAAACCAGGACCTCGGGGAGGGCATCTTTCTCCTTGCCGTCTGCGCCCCCCATATCGCAAGCATCGCCCAACCCGGCCAGTTCTGCATGCTCAATGCCGGATCTCCTGGGACGACAGATCCCCTGCTCCGCCGGCCCCTATCCATCCACGATGCGGACGGAGAGACCGTCCTTTTCCTCTACCGTGTGGTAGGGAAAGGGACCCGCCTCCTCGCTGCAAAAAGACCGGGCGAAGAGATCCAGATCCTCGGTCCCCTCGGGCACGGTTTTGCAGGTGACAATGAAAGAAAATCGCTCCTGGTCGGAGGCGGACTCGGCATGGCCCCCCTGCTATTTCTTGCAAAAAGGCGTGCGAAGGAAAGGACAATCATCATGCTCGGGGCCCGCACCTCCGGCGAGCTTGTGTGTGCGGATGCCTATCGGCCCCATGCAGACGAACTGATCATCTCGACGGAAGACGGAGGCCTTGGCCGGCCAGGCCTTGTGACAGCGCCTCTTGCAGAACGGATCGAGAGCGCCGCGCGCGATGCATCTGCTCTGCAAGTCCTCGCCTGCGGGCCCTGGCCCATGGCAAAGGCCGTGGCTCACCTGTGCCAAAGGCACGAAATCGCCTGCCAGGTCTCCCTCGAGGCCCGCATGGCCTGCGGGACCGGGCTGTGCCTCGGGTGCGCAGTTCCACGCTCCGGAGGCGGATATCTCCATGTCTGCACGGACGGCCCGGTCATCGACGCCGCCCTTGTGGACTGGGAGCGCACCCCATGA
- the ubiA gene encoding putative 4-hydroxybenzoate polyprenyltransferase has translation MGLFAKTRILLDMIKFEHTVFALPFAYLGAFLAAKGPPDLRTSLLILLAMAGARTAAMGFNRIVDVPYDARNPRTCGRAIPTGKVRMGEAWTMVILASVAFFLAAFLLNRMAFFLSPFVLAVTLFYSYTKRFSSLCHLFLGLAIGISPTAGWIAVCGDVGLLPLVVSSGVIFWVAGFDILYSCLDLEFDRSCGLFSIPARYGLKKAFRISALFHAIAFILFAAAGFMAQLGWIYAAGLAVTLVLLVLQRRIVSPDDLSRMDMAFFTLNGAISMVLFAATAASLLVRA, from the coding sequence ATGGGCCTTTTTGCCAAGACCCGCATCCTCCTCGATATGATCAAGTTCGAGCACACGGTCTTCGCTCTCCCGTTCGCCTATCTCGGGGCCTTTCTCGCAGCCAAGGGACCCCCTGATCTTCGGACCTCGCTTCTCATACTTCTTGCTATGGCAGGCGCCCGGACCGCGGCCATGGGGTTCAACCGGATAGTGGACGTCCCATACGACGCCCGAAACCCGCGTACCTGCGGGCGGGCTATACCCACCGGCAAGGTAAGGATGGGCGAGGCATGGACCATGGTCATCCTGGCATCTGTGGCCTTTTTTCTCGCGGCCTTCCTCCTCAACAGGATGGCCTTCTTCCTTTCTCCCTTCGTGCTCGCGGTCACCCTCTTCTACTCATACACGAAGCGGTTCAGCTCCCTCTGCCACCTCTTTCTCGGGCTTGCCATCGGGATCTCTCCGACCGCGGGCTGGATCGCCGTGTGCGGAGACGTAGGTCTCCTTCCCCTTGTCGTGAGCTCAGGCGTCATCTTCTGGGTGGCGGGCTTCGATATCCTTTATTCCTGCCTCGACCTGGAATTCGATCGGTCCTGCGGGCTCTTCTCCATCCCCGCCCGATACGGACTCAAAAAGGCATTTCGAATCTCGGCCCTGTTTCACGCCATCGCCTTCATCCTCTTTGCCGCAGCCGGTTTCATGGCGCAACTGGGCTGGATCTACGCGGCTGGCCTCGCAGTCACCCTGGTCCTCCTCGTCTTACAGCGCCGTATCGTAAGCCCGGACGACCTCTCCCGCATGGACATGGCCTTCTTCACCCTGAACGGGGCCATCAGCATGGTCCTCTTTGCCGCGACAGCAGCATCCCTCCTCGTCCGGGCATGA
- a CDS encoding UbiX family flavin prenyltransferase, protein MTEEKRDPLVLAVTGGSGILYALSFLEIARDAGVSVHLIVSAAGETVARHELGPDGLRSLIELADEVYDPEDLAAPPASGSTRWRAMVVLPCSMGTIGAIAHGISRNLIHRAADCFLKERRPLVLVPREAPLNRIHLENMLRAHDAGAVIFPAMPGFYQLPSSIEDLARAFAGRIADHLGIQVPGLVRWKGLPEG, encoded by the coding sequence ATGACCGAAGAGAAGCGTGACCCCCTCGTACTTGCCGTCACCGGAGGGAGCGGTATCCTCTACGCCCTCTCCTTTCTTGAGATCGCCCGGGATGCGGGCGTCTCAGTCCACCTCATCGTCTCGGCCGCAGGTGAGACGGTCGCTAGGCACGAACTCGGTCCTGACGGCCTGAGATCCTTGATCGAACTCGCAGACGAGGTGTACGACCCAGAAGACCTCGCCGCACCCCCTGCAAGCGGATCGACCAGATGGAGGGCCATGGTGGTCCTCCCGTGCTCCATGGGGACCATTGGGGCCATTGCACACGGGATCTCCAGGAACCTCATACACCGAGCGGCAGACTGCTTTCTAAAGGAGAGGCGGCCCCTCGTCCTCGTCCCCAGGGAGGCGCCCTTGAACCGGATCCACCTTGAGAATATGCTTCGTGCACACGACGCAGGAGCGGTCATCTTTCCAGCCATGCCCGGTTTTTATCAGCTTCCATCCTCCATCGAGGATCTCGCCCGCGCCTTTGCAGGCCGCATCGCCGACCACCTCGGCATACAGGTTCCAGGGCTCGTGCGATGGAAGGGCCTGCCTGAGGGGTGA
- a CDS encoding UbiD family decarboxylase, with amino-acid sequence MTIPADLQELIRMLERAGELIRIREPVSARLEIAALTDLVSQNRGPAILFEQVKGFDMPVLTNAFGTERRMALALGIRSLQDLDAVNGEFLASAPDVPDFFVLEPPCQEIVLFGDDVDLTRLPALHAWPKDAGPALTLPIVVTRHPETGARNVGMYRLQILGPRTTGMHWRTGSGGAKHYNAAEGSNKRLAAAVALGADPACTLAACSPLPEDQDEFVYAGVLRGTPVPLARCRTVDLEVPASSQIVLEGYLEPGERRVEGPFAMHTGLYDLPALYPVFHVTCATFRRDAVFPATVVGPPPKEDCFLAKAAERLLLARIQKRFPEVRDLNLPVEGIFQNIAFISIEKSEEGQPFRLITSLRDEGFLAGFRFICAFGADDDIRDLSRVLWLIGNRVDPARDLVQGTISGTGTGCLDVDCTRKSERFGRPWPEEAKWDPETMEKAAALSARLGLMYGHRDNG; translated from the coding sequence ATGACGATCCCAGCAGATCTCCAGGAACTCATCCGAATGCTCGAAAGGGCCGGGGAGCTCATCCGCATCCGGGAGCCGGTCAGTGCCCGCCTCGAGATCGCTGCCCTCACGGACCTCGTCTCGCAAAACCGAGGCCCTGCCATCCTTTTCGAACAGGTAAAGGGTTTTGACATGCCGGTCCTCACTAATGCCTTCGGAACGGAAAGACGCATGGCCCTTGCCCTTGGCATCCGGTCACTGCAGGATCTGGATGCGGTGAACGGCGAATTTCTCGCCTCTGCCCCTGACGTGCCGGATTTTTTCGTCCTGGAACCGCCATGCCAAGAGATCGTCCTCTTCGGAGACGACGTAGACCTCACCCGTCTTCCCGCCCTTCATGCATGGCCCAAAGACGCAGGCCCTGCACTTACCCTTCCTATCGTTGTCACCCGCCATCCAGAAACAGGCGCAAGAAACGTGGGCATGTACCGCCTCCAGATCCTCGGCCCCAGGACCACGGGCATGCACTGGAGAACAGGATCCGGGGGAGCGAAACACTACAACGCGGCTGAAGGATCGAACAAGAGGCTTGCCGCTGCAGTCGCCCTCGGTGCAGACCCTGCCTGCACCCTTGCCGCCTGCTCTCCCCTTCCAGAAGACCAGGACGAATTCGTCTATGCAGGGGTCCTCAGGGGCACACCTGTTCCGCTTGCCCGATGCAGGACCGTTGACCTCGAGGTCCCGGCCTCCTCCCAGATCGTTCTCGAGGGATATCTTGAGCCTGGAGAAAGGCGCGTTGAAGGCCCCTTTGCCATGCACACGGGCCTTTACGACCTTCCGGCCCTGTATCCGGTCTTCCATGTGACCTGCGCCACTTTCCGCAGGGACGCCGTATTTCCTGCGACCGTCGTCGGCCCCCCGCCCAAGGAGGACTGCTTCCTCGCCAAGGCGGCAGAAAGGCTCCTCCTCGCCCGAATCCAGAAGAGGTTTCCGGAGGTGAGGGACCTCAACCTCCCAGTAGAAGGGATCTTTCAGAATATCGCCTTCATATCCATCGAAAAGTCGGAGGAGGGCCAGCCCTTTCGACTTATCACATCCCTCAGGGATGAGGGATTTCTCGCAGGATTCAGGTTCATCTGCGCGTTTGGCGCTGACGACGACATCCGCGATCTCTCCCGTGTCCTCTGGCTCATCGGAAACCGGGTGGACCCGGCAAGGGATCTGGTCCAGGGTACGATCAGCGGCACTGGGACAGGATGCCTTGACGTGGACTGCACGCGGAAATCCGAGCGATTTGGGAGGCCGTGGCCCGAGGAGGCAAAATGGGATCCAGAGACCATGGAAAAGGCAGCGGCCCTCTCAGCAAGGTTGGGTCTGATGTACGGCCATCGGGATAATGGATGA
- a CDS encoding class I SAM-dependent methyltransferase, whose translation MTTYPSVILKKGRERSLLRRHPWIFSGAIARVEGSPALGEIVDVLSFSGDFLCRGAYSPSSQITVRALSFDPGERIAPSWIEGRLRSAIAAREAVPSLRARTARRLVNAESDGLPGLIVDLYGDFLVCQFLAAWVEAMKDAIIRILQSLLSVRGIYERSDADVRRKEGLIPRKGLLRGEEPPSLLPIREQGCTYLVDVKNGHKTGFYLDQAENRILVREYACGREVLNAFSYTGGFGISALFGGAVRVTNVDDSQENLDLARENAKENGMDPERMENVPGDVFQVLRGFRDDGRTFDLVVLDPPKFVDSRAHLESGLRGYKDINLLACRILRPGGILATFSCSGLVEPHLFQKVVADGACDAGRNVRILRYLDQAPDHPVLLSFPEGRYLTGLLCLVE comes from the coding sequence ATGACCACATATCCATCAGTCATCCTCAAAAAGGGACGAGAACGATCCCTCCTCCGTCGTCACCCGTGGATCTTTTCCGGTGCCATCGCCCGCGTTGAGGGTTCACCGGCACTGGGAGAGATCGTGGATGTCCTCTCCTTTTCTGGCGACTTCCTCTGCCGCGGCGCCTATTCTCCCTCCTCCCAGATCACAGTCCGCGCCCTCAGTTTCGATCCAGGCGAAAGGATCGCTCCATCCTGGATAGAGGGCCGGCTGAGGTCCGCCATTGCGGCGCGCGAAGCAGTTCCTTCACTCCGCGCAAGGACGGCGCGACGCCTGGTGAATGCGGAGTCGGACGGCCTGCCTGGCCTTATCGTGGACCTCTACGGGGACTTTCTCGTCTGCCAGTTCCTCGCCGCCTGGGTCGAGGCCATGAAAGACGCAATCATCAGGATCCTCCAGTCGCTTCTTTCCGTCAGGGGGATCTACGAGCGATCAGACGCAGACGTCCGGCGAAAGGAAGGCCTTATCCCAAGGAAGGGCCTCCTCCGGGGAGAGGAACCCCCTTCCCTCCTTCCCATACGTGAGCAAGGGTGCACTTATCTTGTAGATGTCAAAAACGGCCACAAGACGGGCTTTTATCTTGACCAGGCGGAAAACCGCATCCTCGTACGCGAATACGCCTGCGGCCGGGAGGTCCTGAACGCCTTCTCCTATACTGGTGGATTCGGGATCTCGGCCCTCTTCGGAGGGGCCGTGCGGGTCACCAATGTGGACGACTCACAGGAAAACCTGGACCTCGCCCGGGAAAACGCTAAGGAAAACGGCATGGATCCTGAACGCATGGAAAACGTGCCAGGAGACGTATTTCAAGTTCTTAGAGGATTCCGGGACGATGGGAGGACCTTTGATCTCGTGGTCCTCGATCCGCCGAAATTCGTCGACTCCCGCGCGCACCTCGAATCCGGCCTAAGGGGCTACAAGGACATTAATCTCCTTGCCTGTCGGATCCTGAGACCCGGCGGAATCCTTGCGACGTTTTCCTGTTCTGGCCTTGTAGAACCCCACCTCTTTCAGAAGGTCGTTGCGGACGGGGCCTGTGATGCCGGAAGAAACGTCCGCATCCTCCGATATCTTGATCAGGCACCGGATCACCCGGTCCTCCTTTCCTTTCCTGAAGGCCGTTATCTCACAGGCCTTCTCTGCCTCGTGGAATGA
- the ettA gene encoding energy-dependent translational throttle protein EttA, protein MNEEKVILSLVRVGRTYPPNRQVLRDITLGFFYGAKIGVIGLNGSGKSTLLRIIAGIDTDHSGERSVSKGYSIGLLEQEPVLDPQKTVKEVVEEAVQPIADLLKAFEEINAKFADPDADIDALVEEQARIQEEIDRNDAWTLESRLDLAMDALRCPPGDTPVTALSGGERRRVALCRLLLTEPDILLLDEPTNHLDAESVAWLERHLQEYKGTVIAVTHDRYFLDNVAGWILELDRGHGIPWKGNYSSWLEQKKERLCREEKAESKRQKTLERELEWIRMAPKARQAKGKARIAAYEKLLDQEHEKAREDLEIFIPQGPRLGDVVIAFDRVTKTKGDRVLMEDLTFSVPPGGIVGVIGPNGAGKTTLLKMITGQEQPDAGTVTLGQTVRLAYVDQTRETLDGEKTVWQEISGGEEFFVFGNRKVNTRAYVAGFNFLGPDQQKLVKNLSGGERNRVHLAKILTLGANVILLDEPTNDLDVNTLRAIEESIESFAGSAVIVSHDRWFLDRIATHILAFEGDSRVVWFTGNYSEYEEDRRRRLGREADTPHRIRYRNLTR, encoded by the coding sequence ATGAACGAAGAAAAGGTCATTCTTTCCCTTGTGCGCGTTGGACGCACCTATCCGCCGAACAGGCAGGTCCTAAGGGACATCACCCTCGGCTTTTTCTATGGCGCAAAGATCGGCGTCATCGGTCTTAACGGCTCAGGAAAGAGCACACTGCTTCGCATCATCGCTGGGATCGACACGGACCACAGCGGCGAGCGTTCTGTGTCAAAGGGCTACTCGATCGGCCTTCTCGAACAGGAGCCGGTGCTCGATCCACAAAAGACCGTAAAAGAGGTGGTCGAAGAGGCCGTTCAGCCCATCGCGGATCTCCTGAAGGCCTTCGAGGAGATAAACGCGAAATTCGCGGATCCGGATGCCGACATCGACGCCCTTGTCGAAGAACAGGCCAGGATCCAGGAGGAGATCGACCGTAACGACGCCTGGACCCTCGAAAGCCGCCTCGATCTCGCCATGGACGCCCTTCGCTGCCCGCCCGGCGACACCCCGGTCACGGCCCTGTCGGGCGGTGAGCGCAGGAGGGTCGCTCTTTGCAGGCTCCTGCTCACCGAACCCGACATCCTCCTTCTCGACGAGCCCACGAACCATCTGGACGCCGAGTCTGTGGCGTGGCTCGAACGGCACCTCCAGGAATACAAGGGCACGGTCATCGCCGTAACACACGACCGCTACTTCCTCGACAACGTGGCGGGCTGGATCCTCGAGCTCGACCGTGGACACGGAATCCCGTGGAAAGGCAATTATTCGTCGTGGCTTGAGCAGAAAAAGGAACGCCTCTGCCGGGAAGAGAAGGCCGAAAGCAAGAGGCAGAAGACCCTTGAGCGCGAACTCGAATGGATACGCATGGCGCCAAAGGCCAGACAGGCCAAGGGGAAGGCTCGCATCGCCGCGTATGAGAAACTTCTGGATCAGGAACACGAAAAGGCCAGGGAAGATCTCGAAATCTTCATCCCGCAGGGCCCGAGACTCGGTGACGTGGTCATCGCCTTTGACAGGGTGACGAAGACCAAAGGGGACAGGGTCCTCATGGAAGACCTCACGTTCTCCGTTCCTCCAGGAGGCATTGTGGGTGTTATCGGTCCGAACGGCGCCGGGAAGACCACGCTTCTCAAGATGATCACCGGGCAGGAACAGCCCGATGCAGGGACCGTCACCCTTGGCCAGACGGTAAGGCTCGCATATGTGGATCAGACCCGCGAGACCCTCGACGGGGAAAAGACGGTCTGGCAGGAGATCTCGGGGGGCGAGGAGTTTTTCGTCTTCGGCAACAGGAAGGTCAACACACGGGCGTATGTGGCTGGGTTCAATTTCCTCGGCCCGGACCAGCAAAAGCTCGTGAAAAACCTCTCTGGAGGGGAACGGAACCGGGTGCACCTGGCCAAGATCCTCACCCTGGGAGCAAACGTCATCCTCCTCGATGAGCCCACAAACGACCTTGATGTCAACACCCTTAGGGCCATTGAGGAATCCATCGAGAGTTTTGCAGGTTCTGCAGTGATCGTGAGCCACGACCGGTGGTTCCTGGACCGGATTGCGACCCACATCCTCGCCTTCGAGGGGGACAGCCGGGTCGTATGGTTTACCGGGAACTATTCCGAGTACGAGGAGGACCGAAGGAGACGACTGGGCCGAGAGGCCGACACCCCGCACCGTATCCGCTATCGAAATCTCACCAGGTAG